The genomic window NNNNNNNNNNNNNNNNNNNNNNNNNNNNNNNNNNNNNNNNNNNNNNNNNNNNNNNNNNNNNNNNNNNNNNNNNNNNNNNNNNNNNNNNNNNNNNNNNNNNNNNNNNNNNNNNNNNNNNNNNNNNNNNNNNNNNNNNNNNNNNNNNNNNNNNNNNNNNNNNNNNNNNNNNNNNNNNNNNNNNNNNNNNNNNNNNNNNNNNNNNNNNNNNNNNNNNNNNNNNNNNNNNNNNNNNNNNNNNNNNNNNNNNNNNNNNNNNNNNNNNNNNNNNNNNNNNNNNNNNNNNNNNNNNNNNNNNNNNNNNNNNNNNNNNNNNNNNNNNNNNNNNNNNNNNNNNNNNNNNNNNNNNNNNNNNNNNNNNNNNNNNNNNNNNNNNNNNNNNNNNNNNNNNNNNNNNNNNNNNNNNNNNNNNNNNNNNNNNNNNNNNNNNNNNNNNNNNNNNNNNNNNNNNNNNNNNNNNNNNNNNNNNNNNNNNNNNNNNNNNNNNNNNNNNNNNNNNNNNNNNNNNNNNNNNNNNNNNNNNNNNNNNNNNNNNNNNNNNNNNNNNNNNNNNNNNNNNNNNNNNNNNNNNNNNNNNNNNNNNNNNNNNNNNNNNNNNNNNNNNNNNNNNNNNNNNNNNNNNNNNNNNNNNNNNNNNNNNNNNNNNNNNNNNNNNNNNNNNNNNNNNNNNNNNNNNNNNNNNNNNNNNNNNNNNNNNNNNNNNNNNNNNNNNNNNNNNNNNNNNNNNNNNNNNNNNNNNNNNNNNNNNNNNNNNTTTTTTGTTTACGCCTTCTGCCATTCACCGTTGGGGAAACACTTTGCATACCAGTATTGCATTACTGAACAGCCTTCTTCTGCAAGCTGGAACGTTTGTCAACTACCCAACTACCGAACAGATACCTAGTTGCTATGCCTACTTGATGTTCATAATTGTACTGTTGTAAAGCATCTTGaaatatatcactattatcataatttcaaggATTTACTAAATGACTGACTACAAAGGCTTATCACGAAGGACAGGACATTTTTTTATACGTGTTACAATTTTTTGTTGTTCCCAGAGAACAGCCGATTATGTGGACGTCTTGCATAATCTTTCTCAGTGACCTCACCGCCCTTCCCTTTTTGTCGTGCTTTGTGAATTCATCGAAAATGTGTATGAACACACGTGACGAAATCATTTTTTGCGAAGGATGAAATTTTCATTTACATGGAAGCACTGCTATGATGCAAGCTTATATNNNNNNNNNNNNNNNNNNNNNNNNNNNNNNNNNNNNNNNNNNNNNNNNNNNNNNNNNNNNNNNNNNNNNNNNNNNNNNNNNNNNNNNNNNNNNNNNNNNNNNNNNNNNNNNNNNNNNNNNNNNNNNNNNNNNNNNNNNNNNNNNNNNNNNNNNNNNNNNNNNNNNNNNNNNNNNNNNNNNNNNNNATTTATCTTCAAGCAAGCACAATCAGTAAACAAAGGTCTCTTTCCGTCGGACTTCATCTCTTACATTTATCCTTGAGCTGTATCTCACTCCTTCAGATCAAGTGGCAGGTAGCCTATAGATAACAGAGACTCTTCGCTATCATCCTCTCGTCAACTCCGTACTATTCTCGCCGTGTTCACGCTGCAGCCACGCGGCAACAGGNNNNNNNNNNNNNNNNNNNNNNNNNNNNNNNNNNNNNNNNNNNNNNNNNNNNNNNNTTAGCCCTTTTTGACTTAAGGTctagaatatatacatgcataagtatCGATCTGATACCCATTAAAATGAATGGATTGATTAAATATCTTAAGTAACTTAAGAGTTGATACAAAATTAGTGATTTGAATATGACTCAGTTGAATGTCTAATGATATATCTATTGTATGGTATGCATCAGTTAAATGGTGCCACGTACTTAAGCAAGATCTAGTATTAACGCGTTAATTGAGGATGCCATTGGGTTCCCAGAATTTGAAAATTAGGAAACATAAAGCACGATTATAAAATACGATCGCGGTTTGCCAGAGGACCACAGGATCTGCAGATCACGGCCAGTTCAGTTCTCGATCATGAAACTCTTCCTGGCAGCAGCGGTCGTGATAGTAACGGCGGCATGTGCGCTCCTTCCGGCGACAGCGGAGCCCTCCTGTGACGAAGGCCTAAGTGAAGTCCTTCGGGAGATCAAGGAAGTCATCTCAGCCGGAAACAGGCGGTGCAGAGGTACGCTCTCACTTTACCCACATCCTTTGTAAGAACTACttgcatattatgtatgttaCATGTCATGAACAACNNNNNNNNNNNNNNNNNNNNNNNNNNNNNNNNNNNNNNNNNNNNNNNNNNNNNNNNNNNNNNNNNNNNNNNNNNNNNNNNNNNNNNNNNNNNNNNNNNNNNNNNNNNNNNNNNNNNNNNNNNNNNNNNNNNNNNNNNNNNNNNNNNNNNNNNNNNNNNNNNNNNNNNNNNNNNNNNNNNNNNNNNNNNNNNNNNNNNNNNNNNNNNNNNNNNNNNNNNNNNNNNNNNNNNNNNNNNNNNNNNNNNNNNNNNNNNNNNNNNNNNNNNNNNNNNNNNNNNNNNNNNNNNNNNNNNNNNNNNNNNNNNNNNNNNNNNNNNNNNNNNNNNNNNNNNNNNNNNNNNNNNNNNNNNNNNNNNNNNNNNNNNNNNNNNNNNNNNNNNNNNNNNNNNNNNNNNNNNNNNNNNNNNNNNNNNNNNNNCAGTAGAGGCTTCANNNNNNNNNNNNNNNNNNNNNNNNNNNNNNNNNNNNNNNNNNNNNNNNNNNNNNNNNNNNNNNNNNNNNNNNNNNNNNNNNNNNNNNNNNNNNNNNNNNNNNNNNNNNNNNNNNNNNNNNNNNNNNNNNNNNNNNNNNNNNNNNNNNNNNNNNNNNNNNNNNNNNNNNNNNNNNNNNNNNNNNNNNNNNNNNNNNNNNNNNNNNNNNNNNNNNNNNNNNNNNNNNNNNTTAAACATCacagagacattttttttttatgcagatgCCCCTCGAGGAGGATTGTTTGGGGAACACACTGAGCAAATGCTGCAGGCTCTTAGGCAACATGGCGAGGTAGGTCGATCATGTAGCTTTTACCcagagaaaaacatttttttttttttaatgaacgNNNNNNNNNNNNNNNNNNNNNNNNNNNNNNNNNNNNNNNNNNNNNNNNNNNNNNNNNNNNNNNNNNNNNNNNNNNNNNNNNNNNNNNNNNNNNNNNNNNNNNNNNNNNNNNNNNNNNNNNNNNNNNNNNNNNNNNNNNNNNNNNNNNNNNNNNNNNNNNNNNNNNNNNNNNNNNNNNNNNNNNNNNNNNNNNNNNNNNNNNNNNNNNNNNNNNNNNNNNNNNNNNNNNNNNNNNNNNNNNNNNNNNNNNNNNNNNNNNNNNNNNNNNNNNNNNNNNNNNNNNNNNNNNNNNNNNNNNNNNNNNNNgaaaagaaaaaggagaatccCCGGTTTGGTACCGCTCGGTAAATACCAATTCTCCCCACAGGTGGTCGAGTCTCTGCAAACCCACACGGATTCCCTGAACAAGGCGCTGGGGGCCGTGGCGGAAGTCCAGACCAGCCAGAAGTTCATCGTGGCTTCCCTCCAGGCTGAGATGGAGGCGGAGAGGATCGCTCGGACCCACCAAAGGCGCACCATAGAGGACCTGCAGACCGAGCTCAACAGACTGAAGGAGGAGAGCAAGGCGAGAAATCGGTTCACTCTCTTCTGTTTTGATTATGCCTTTAAAGATATTATGATCTGACGCCCATTTCGAAGAGAGTATATCTGTtagacaaaatataaaatctcaCGCTCGAAAAAAGAGCTACCCAATTAGCAACCCTTCAGGTGAGCTTTTGACACCCTAACATCTTCCCTTGCCCGTTCTGATCCATTAATGTTTTACCTAGTTAcccttcattatttctcttagcCGGTTATCCACATGCTCGTATCCCATTCCGCAGGTGTGGGTGGACCACCTTAATGCGATGGAAACTGACGTCAAGGAGGAACTCAGGAAGACCGAGAGCATGGCAGAGGAGATGGCTGTGGAGGTCCGGTCGGCCAACGACCGGGTGGCGAATCTGGGTGAGTCCGAAGGTGCCAAGGCCTGTGGGACGAGCCAGCCGATCAGTCGTTTACTTTGCAGTTTATGGTTTCGAGCCAAATTAATCTAAGTGACAGCAGAGATTCGTTTAGTTCTGTATGTAGCATTCAACAATTTTAGCTTCAAGCTATTTCTCTTCTAATGTTTTGATTGAAGGAGGAGCTGTTCCCTGCAATTCGGgaaactaaaattatattatcaaaatgtgCTGCCTCTGACAGATTTAGAACACTTTAAACAATGCTCGGGAATATAGATTTCCAAACACAAAGCTTATGTATCAACAGCTGATCCCTCACTAATGTCTATGGAGGTTATAAACATTCACCTCGACGTGGGCCCCCAGGGAAGGTGATCCGACGCGTGCAGAGCAGCTTGCAGGCACTCGAGAGGGTAGTGAACCGCCACACAAAGTCGCTCGTCACCATCAGGAAGTACAAGGGCCACGTTGAGAACTCAGAACCCGCCGAGGTCACTGTCAGGCCCCCGCAACCTCTGTCAGGTAGGTGGGTTGGGTGCCTGTAACGTGGATACATTCCGGGTTGATATAAAGGTCNNNNNNNNNNNNNNNNNNNNNNNNNNNNNNNNNNNNNNNNNNNNNNNNNNNNNNNNNNNNNNNNNNNNNNNNNNTCAAGTCTTTGGTGTTTGGTGGAATGCTGTGTGTNNNNNNNNNNNNNNNNNNNNNNNNNNNNNNNNNNNNNNNNNNNNNNNNNNNNNNNNNNNNNNNNNNNNNNNNNNNNNNNNNNNNNNNNNNNNNNNNNNNNNNNNNNNNNNNNNNNNNNNNNNNNNNNNNNNNNNNNNNNNNNNNNNNNNNNNNNNNNNNNNNNNNNNNNNNNNNNNNNNNNNNNNNNNNNNNNNNNNNNNNNNNNNNNNNNNNNNNNNNNNNNNNNNNNNNNNNNNNNNNNNNNNNNNNNNNNNNNNNNNNNNNNNNNNNNNNNNNNNNNNNNNNNNNNNNNNNNNNNNNNNNNNNNNNNNNNNNNNNNNNNNNNNNNNNNNNNNNNNNNNNNNNNNNNNNNNNNNNNNNNNNNNNNNNNNNNNNNNNNNNNNNNNNNNNNNNNNNNNNNNNNNNNNNNNNNNNNNNNNNNNNNNNNNNNNNNNNNNNNNNNNNNNNNNNNNNNNNNNNNNNNNNNNNNNNNNNNNNNNNNNNNNNNNNNNNNNNNNNNNNNNNNNNNNNNNNNNNNNNNNNNNNNNNNNNNNNNNNNNNNNNNNNNNNNNNNNNNNNNNNNNNNNNNNNNNNNNNNNNNNNNNNNNNNNNNNNNNNNNNNNNNNNNNNNNNNNNNNNNNNNNNNNNNNNNNNNNNNNNNNNNNNNNNNNNNNNNNNNNNNNNNNNNNNNNNNNNNNNNNNNNNNNNNNNNNNNNNNNNNNNNNNNNNNNNNNNNNNNNNNNNNNNNNNNNNNNNNNNNNNNNNNNNNNNNNNNNNNNNNNNNNNNNNNNNNNNNNNCCAACTACCGCAACTgtatcatacaaacacaccaatGGTCATTCCAGAGAACTTCGACTGTCCTCACCCGTACACGAAGATGGGCACCGGCTGCTTCACTGTCCACTCGGATGTCCGGAAGACGTGGGGGGAAGCACGCGACGACTGCAAGTAAGTGCACAAACGGTCGTATGAACATGTGTTTAATGCGGGTTAGTTGGTTACTGACTGGGNNNNNNNNNNNNNNNNNNNNNNNNNNNNNACGAGCCACAGCTTGGGAGTTTTGATATCATATATTTGCGACAAAATAAGCAATTTAATAGATTTTCGAAATCGGTCATTTCTGTCTGCCATGATGGCGATTTGTTTACTAATGTGACGTCATGACACTGTTGCAAGTTTCCCTCTAGAGGCAGTTTGAAAATACCTGTTTTTGGTTAAGAAACCAGACAAAGTTATCTGACCAAGAAGTCAGAACGAACGATCAAGAATTTTCAAAATGTTTCAAGAAATCTTAAACTATCTTGCCGTCGAAAATGCACCCATTGTTTTCCCCTTTCGTCTTGCTTTTGCTTGCTTTCCTCTGCATCCTACCCATGTAATTTGCAATGGAGCAATTCGTCCCATGATGTGTTTGTCaacatttattaatttcttggTAGTGCAACAAACTCACTACCGACCATGACTTGCAATATATCCAATATCCNNNNNNNNNNNNNNNNNNNNNNNNNNNNNNNNNNNNNNNNNNNNNNNNNNNNNNNNNNNNNNNNNNNNNNNNNNNNNNNNNNNNNNNNNNNNNNNNNNNNNNNNNNNNNNNNNNNNNNNNNNNNNNNNNNNNNNNNNNNNNNNNNNNNNNNNNNNNNNNNNNNNNNNNNNNNNNNNNNNNNNNNNNNNNNNNNNGTTTCACTTTTCCATGCTATNNNNNNNNNNNNNNNNNNNNNNNNNNNNNNNNNNNNNNNNNNNNNNNNNNNNNNNNNNNNNNNNNNNNNNNNNNNNNNNNNNNNNATTAATTTAGTCTTCCTCTATCCCATTCTaattttaaacctttattttacttttttgtcaaTTCAGTCTTCCTCCATCCAGTCCTGTTTTCcagtctttctcttccttttacacATCAAATCTTCACCTGCCCAATTCTACCTcaatcttatttcattatctccattcgttctcattcttttctcccttctctcccgccccccctcNNNNNNNNNNNNNNNNNNNNNNNNNNNNNNNNNNNNNNNNNNNNNNNNNNNNNNNNNNNNNNNNNNNNNNNNNNNNNNNNNNNNNNNNNNNNNNNNNNNNNNNNNNNNNNNNNNNNNNNNNNNNNNNNNNNNNNNNNNNNNNNNNNNNNNNNNNNNNNNNNNNNNNNNNNNNNNNNNNNNNNNNNNNNNNNNNNNNNNNNNNNNNNNNNNNNNNNNNNNNNNNNNNNNNNNNNNNNNNNNNNNNNNNNNNNNNNAGGAATATCGACGGTGACCTGGCCAATCCCTTCGACCTGTATGACCTGGCGCTGTTCCTCGACGAGACCTTCAGTGGTAAGTTATGCTAAACGAAAAGTTCTGCTGGACGTACGNNNNNNNNNNNNNNNNNNNNNNNNNNNNNNNNNNNNNNNNNNNNNNNNNNNNNNNNNNNNNNNNNNNNNNNNNNNNNNNNNNNNNNNNNNNNNNNNNNNNNNNNNNNNNNNNNNNNNNNNNNNNNNNNNNNNNNNNNNNNNNNNNNNNNNNNNNNNNNNNNNNNNNNNNNNNNNNNNNNNNNNNNNNNNNNNNNNNNNNNNNNNNNNNATNNNNNNNNNNNNNNNNNNNNNNNNNNNNNNNNNNNNNNNNNNNNNNNNNNNNNNNNNNNNNNNNNNNNNNNNNNNNNNNNNNNNNNNNNggggggggatagagagggaagggcaaATGAATTTgacaatattatttaaaaaaatgaatgatatagcTAGAAAGAATGAGTGCAGATATTGAGCAACATGAAAGCAAAAATGACTATGAAGATGCGAATAGTCATAATGGTTGTTTNNNNNNNNNNNNNNNNNNNNNNNNNNNNNNNNNNNNNNNNNNNNNNNNNNNNNNNNNNNNNNNNNNNNNNNNNNNNNNNNNNNNNNNNNNNNNNNNNNNNNNNNNNNNNNNNNNNNNNNNNNNNNNNNNNNNNNNNNNNNNNNNNNNNNNNNNNNNNNNNNNNNNNNNNNNNNNNNNNNNNNNNNNNNNNNNNNNNNNNNNNNNNNNNNNNNNNNNNNNNNNNNNNNNNNNNNNNNNNNNNNNNNNNNNNNNNNNNNNNNNNNNNNNNNNNNNNNNNNNNNNNNNNNNNNNNNNNNNNNNNNNNNNNNNNNNNNNNNNNNNNNNNNNNNNNNNNNNNNNNNNNNNNNNNNNNNNNNNNNNNNNNNNNNNNNNNNNNNNNNNNNNNNNNNNNNNNNNNNNNNNNNNNNNNNNNNNNNNNNNNNNNNNNNNNNNNNNNNNNNNNNNNNNNNNNNNNNNNNNNNNNNNNNNNNNNNAGTACctaagcagatagacagagaagtaaATTCAACAAGTGCAGGCGTCCAGATAAAGACAGAGATGGAGGCTGCCACGCCCGCCATACTTGTCTTCCATCTACAGCAGAACCCGGTCTCACTAACTTTCCCTCTCAGCCTCTGTACATTCGAATCCAGGCCGCTGGGGATTCTGGATAGGCGCCCAGCTGGACAACTCGGACACGTGGAACTGGGTCACCGGCGTGCCTGTGCTGATGCAGGTGGACTTCTGGGGCCGCGGAGAGCCCGGGGACGCCCTGGAGAATGACGAGCGCTGTATGTTCTTGCATAGCCTGTGGAGGTTCCGAGCAGGCGCCGACAGCTGCTCGCATAAGATGTTCTTCGTTTGCGAAAAGAAGCTCAGTTAAGATGGACAAGATCACTTCAATGAACGGATAAATATTGTTTTGTGCCGTGGAGTCATGGATTTGGAATAAAAGCATTGGTCATCTATATTTGTTATATGGAGTCTTTGTAGTATCATGAACGAATGATGGTGGACAACCTTGCCTATATAACACGGTGAAAGATGCGCGTAAGACAACAAATCTTTGGGATCACCTTTGTTCTAGTGAAGAATTTGATGATTTCAGAATTCAGCAATCGATTTATGCTTATCAACACAAATATTAAACTTGAAATGGcacaatatgtatatagctaGTTCATTAGCTTTTTACTTCGCAAAAAGCTAATGGATATATACTAAAAGCGAGGACAGAACACATATTTGCAAAAAGGTTTTAGTCAAGGTCTAGACTTTTTTTAACCCTGAAATCTACACTCAAACGTagaaatacaaaagagaaagagaaaaataatatcgaGCCGTTTATAAACTAACCATTTCTTTGCGAGTAAGGCCAGTGTCATTTGCCATGAATTTCGTTGAATTATCGCNNNNNNNNNNNNNNNNNNNNNNNNNNNNNNNNNNNNNNNNNNNNNNNNNNNNNNNNNNNNNNNNNNAATGAGATGTAggtcgaaaagggggggggtgacaaaATGGCTGACAGTAGTGCGTGAAACAGGTgagttttacccaaaaatttgttCTACTTATGTTTCATTAGAAAGTTCTGGTCAAATGCATGAGATTTCTCCCAAGCCGCTTTCTTTATCTTAACCAGAATAGGATATTAACAATCCATCAGTGTGGCCTTTGATAAAACATTACTTTTTCTTAATCCTTGGGACTTTCTCTATAGCAACATAcagtatttatctatttcttcaatgtttaatttattgttactcttattttatgaatacatatgcctgcaataataaaatataaggaaagtttattaaaaataatgtaacgTGGTAAGCGAAAGACCCGATATAGTCGAATTAGGTATATATCGAccagaaaggaaaacaaatgccAAAACGTATGACAGAAATCCACCAAAGGCAAAGTAACTTAATTGAATTTGACTATTTAAAGGCCTGTCCACGCAAGCGGCCGTAATTAGTGGTCACATGGCCGGGCCTGAGGAGAGAACGACGTCACCGAGGCAGACGACGTCACCGAGGCATAAACTACTCGCTAAACAAGTAGTTTCCTCGCCTATGACGTTATCTTTACAGTTGTGTGGACAGGACTTTATGCAATGTACTGTTGGACTCTTtgcagattattaaaaaaaaaaaagttagatacaggctggatatatttaaatattaacataaattGCACGCGAAGAGATAATCTCGAATTGTGCAATTTTGTACGATGAGGATGTAACGGAATTATAAACTAGACAAAGgtaccaagaaaaggaaataacagGTGAAATAGCGAAGAAAACCTCATTAGTCGTGATTTTCTTACTTTCGAAATATCCATTAACGTAGAggatgttttcttttcccttcacttCTCATAGTTCCTTTGTCCCATCTCGTTTTCTCGCCTGTGACGTCATCTTTATAATTGCCCGGCCATCATGCCCGCTTGTGTGGACAGGCCTTTAAACAATATACAGTTGGTCTCTTtgcagataatataaataaaaagatacagcCTGGCTATAGTTCAATATCAACAAATTGCATGCCTAGTAATGAAGttgatttttgcaattttatatgaTGAAGACGTACCGGAATTATAACATATTACCAGTAAAATCGATGATCGACAAAGTTATCAAGATAGAgtgaaacaacaaagaaaaaaatgttagtcatgatttttttatttgcgaTATATACATTATCCTTTTTCTCANNNNNNNNNNNNNNNNNNNNNNNNNNNNNNNNNNACCTTTCTGGTTAGTTTTCTC from Penaeus monodon isolate SGIC_2016 chromosome 23, NSTDA_Pmon_1, whole genome shotgun sequence includes these protein-coding regions:
- the LOC119587812 gene encoding uncharacterized protein LOC119587812 isoform X2, translated to MKLFLAAAVVIVTAACALLPATAEPSCDEGLSEVLREIKEVISAGNRRCRDAPRGGLFGEHTEQMLQALRQHGEVVESLQTHTDSLNKALGAVAEVQTSQKFIVASLQAEMEAERIARTHQRRTIEDLQTELNRLKEESKVWVDHLNAMETDVKEELRKTESMAEEMAVEVRSANDRVANLGKVIRRVQSSLQALERVVNRHTKSLVTIRKYKGHVENSEPAEVTVRPPQPLSENFDCPHPYTKMGTGCFTVHSDVRKTWGEARDDCKNIDGDLANPFDLYDLALFLDETFSGRWGFWIGAQLDNSDTWNWVTGVPVLMQVDFWGRGEPGDALENDERCMFLHSLWRFRAGADSCSHKMFFVCEKKLS
- the LOC119587812 gene encoding uncharacterized protein LOC119587812 isoform X1 translates to MKLFLAAAVVIVTAACALLPATAEPSCDEGLSEVLREIKEVISAGNRRCRDAPRGGLFGEHTEQMLQALRQHGEVVESLQTHTDSLNKALGAVAEVQTSQKFIVASLQAEMEAERIARTHQRRTIEDLQTELNRLKEESKVWVDHLNAMETDVKEELRKTESMAEEMAVEVRSANDRVANLGKVIRRVQSSLQALERVVNRHTKSLVTIRKYKGHVENSEPAEVTVRPPQPLSENFDCPHPYTKMGTGCFTVHSDVRKTWGEARDDCKNIDGDLANPFDLYDLALFLDETFSASVHSNPGRWGFWIGAQLDNSDTWNWVTGVPVLMQVDFWGRGEPGDALENDERCMFLHSLWRFRAGADSCSHKMFFVCEKKLS